The genomic window ACGGCGCGATCACGAAGGCCCCGGACCCCAGGACGATGCCCACCCCGGCGACGGACTTCACGGCCGTGCGGGTGAGCCGGGAGGCATCGACCGACGGCACGGAGACGCGGCGACGACCAGCACTGCCGTGCCGGCCGACGTAGCGGGACGAAATCACAAGGAACCTCGAGACGAGTGGTGCAGGGACGGCCCGAATGGCCAAGTGCGACCGTAACCGACCAAACGCCCGAAAGTCACGTTTCGGTAAAGGCGATTTCGGGGCGAAGGTCCTCGTCGGACTCGCCCCGTGGAGCCGACTCATCGGCCCCGTCCCGCCGGGCGGCCTGCTCGATGGCCAAGCGGCGCAGGTAGACCGGAGCAGCGACGACGCTGGGGAGCATGACGAAGCCGACCGGCACAGCGGTGATGACGATGAAGGACTGCAGCGCGGAGATGCCCCCGTCGCCAACCGAGATCAGGGTGGCCGCGCCCCCTCCCATCAGGAGCGTCCACAGCCCCCGCAGCCACCGCGAGGGTGAGTCGTGCGCGGTGCAGGCCTGGGCGACGGCGTAGGACATCGAGTCGGTGGTGGTCGCGACGAAGGTGAGCGTCAGGACCAGGAATCCCACGGCGAGCAGGGTGCTCAGGGGCAGGTTCTGCGAGATGGCCATGACCGCGGCGGGCAGCCCATCGCTCTGCAACGGCTCGGAGATCGCCCCCGCACTGCCCTGCTCGATCCAGATGGCGGTCCCGCCGAGCACGCTGAACCAGAGCGTCGTCGCCAGCGGGGCGATGATCGAGGTGGCGACCAGCAGGTCGCGGGCGGTGCGCCCCCGGGAGATCCGCGCGATGAAGATCGACATCAGCGGCGCGTAGCCCAGGAACCAACCGAAGAAGAAGATGGTCCACCCACCCAGCCACTCCTGGTCACCTTGGTAGAGCGACATGCCGACGAAGTCGGCGGCGTAGGTGCCCATCCCGGCGACCCAGGCCTTCAGCACGAACCCGAGCGATCCGACCGCCAGGACGACGGCCATCAGCGCGACGGCCATCCAGACGTTGAACCGACTGAGCAGCTGGATCCCCTTGTCGATGCCCGAGAGCACCGAAAGGAGCGCTATCGCACTCAGCCCGAGGATGACGAGAAGCTGGACACCATAGGTGTTGGGGACGTCGAAGAGTCCGTGCAGACCATAGGCGACCTGCAGCCCCAGAAAACCGATCGGACCCACGGTCCCGGCGACCACCGAGATGATGCAGACGATGTCGACGAGCGAGCCGACCCAGCTGGTGCGGATGCGCTCCCCCATCACCGGGTAGAGCAGCGTCCGTGGCCGCAGCGGCATCCCGCGCTCAGCGCCGTAGAGCATCACCACCGCGCCCAGTGAGCCCAGGATGGCCCACACCAGGAAACCCCAGTCCACGAAACTCTGCCCCAGCGCGGCGGCGGCCGGGTCAGTACCGCCACCGTCCCCGAAGTAGGGCGGGGTGGACACGTAGTGGTACATCGGTTCCGCGGCGGCCCAGAAGACGCCACCACCGGCCAGCAGGGTGCACATGATCATGGCCACCCACTTGAACCGGCCGAACTCCGGCGCGGCGAGGCCCCCCAGCCGCGCCTTGGCCCACGGAGTGGCCGCCAGCAGCACGGCCATGGCGAACGTCACCAGCAGCAGCACCTGCCAGAACAGGCCGAACCATCGGCCGCTGAACGACGAGCCCTCGGCGACCCAGGTGCTGACCCTGTCGGGCACGACGAGGGCGGCCGCGACGAAGAGGGCGAGGCCACCCGCGCTGACCCCCGTCACCACCCGATCTCGTCCCCGGGGCGTGGCCCGTTGCCCGTCGACCGGTGACCGCATGGCGTCCTCGCTCGTGGTACTCGGGACGTCATGGACTGCTTGGTGTTCGATGATCTGTGCCTCAGCTGGTGTGGAGGGAAAATGAGAAAGCACCCCGCGCCGACGGTGGGTCACCGTGGTGGGAACGAGCGCGGGCGGGAAGAACTGTGGTGCCACTGCGCCTCGGCCTCGCCCCCGGGCATCAACGACCGTCAAGGCGAAACGACCAGCGACCTTACCCGCAAACGGCGCTGTCGCCACATCCGGACCACGTGTGCAGGCAGTACCCGTGGGATGACAGCGCCGGCACAACGAAGGGGGCTCCGCACCGAATTGGTGCGGAGCCCCCTTCGAGGGTCCTGCGCGCGCCTCAGGGAAGCGCGACCGTCAGGACGGATCGATCACTTGCCCTTGACGGCCTCGGTCGCCTGCGGCAGGACCTGGAAGAGGTCACCGACGACACCGAAGTCGACGAGCTCGAAGATCGGGGCCTCCTCGTCCTTGTTGACCGCGACGATCGTCTTGGACGTCTGCATGCCGGCGCGGTGCTGGATCGCACCGGAGATGCCCGCGGCCACGTACAGCTGCGGGGAGACCTGCTTGCCGGTCTGGCCGACCTGCGAGGAGTGCGGGTACCAGCCGGCGTCGACCGCGGCACGCGAGGCGCCGACGGCGGCACCGAGGGTGTCCGCGAAGGTCTCGACCGGGGAGAAGTCACCGCCGGTGCCACGACCGCCGGAGACGACGATCGCCGCCTCGGCCAGCTCGGGACGACCGGAGGACTTCCTCGGCTCGGACGCGGTGATCTTGGCGGCCTTGGCCTCCTCGGAGATGCTCGCGGCCAGCTCCTCGAAGGCACCGGCGCCGTTGGCCTGCTCCGGGGTGGCGGAGTTGGGCTTGACGCAGATGATCGGGGTGCCCTTGGTGACCTTCGCGTTGACGGTGTAGCTGCCGGCGAAGACGGACTGCAGGGTGACCGGGCCGGAGTCGCCGGCCTGGATGTCCTCTGCGTCCGTGATCAGACCGGACTCGGTCTTGACGGCGAGGCGGGCGCCGATCTCCTTGCCGCCGGAGTTGCTCGGGATCAGGACCGCGGCGGGCTGCTTCTCCGCCACCAGCTGCGCGAGGATCTCGGCCTGGGGGGCGACGAGGGACTCCAGCGCGGCCGGGTCGGAGACGCTGTAGACCTTCTCCGCGCCGTAACGCGCGAGGAGGTCCTTGGCGGTCTCGGCGCCGGGGCCGATGAAGACGGCGGACGGCTCACCCAGACGACGGGCGAGGGTCAACATCTCCGCGGCGGGCTTCTTCACCTCACCGTTTGCGTGGTCGACGAGGACGAGGACTTCAGCCATGTCTGTGCTCCTTGAATCTGTGGAGTCGTCGCTCAGACGAACTTGTGGGTGGTGAGGAACTCGGCGAGCTTGGTGCCGCCATCGCCCTCGTCGGTGACGATGGTGCCCTGCTCGCGGGGCGGACGCTTGGTGGTCTGCTCGACCGCGGTCCACGCGTTCGCGAGACCGACCTGACCGGCGTCGACGCCGAGGTCGGCGAGCGCCCACTCCTCGACCGGCTTCTTCTTCGCGGCCATGATGCCCTTGAAGGAGGGGTAGCGCGGCTCGTTGATCTGGTCGGTGACCGAGACCAGCGCCGGGAGGGATGCCTGCACGGTCTCGCTCGCGGTGTCCCCGTCACGACGGATCGTGGCGGTGCCGTCCTCGACGGTCAGCTCCGAGGCGTAGGTGACCTGCGGGAGGCCGAGTCGCTCGGCGAGCATCGCCGGGACGACACCCATGGTGCCGTCGGTCGAGGCCATACCGGTGATCACGAGGTCGGGCGAGCCGGCCTTCTTGATGGCCTCGGCGAGGATCAACGAGGTGGCGGGGGCGTCGGACCCGGCGATCGCGTCGTCGCAGACGTGGACACCCTTGTCGGCACCCATCTGGAGGGACTTCTTGACGGCGTCCGCGGCGTCGGCCGGGCCGACCGTCAGGACGGTGACCTCTCCCTCGCCGGCTTCGGCGATCTGGAGCGCCTGCTCCACGGCGTACTCGTCGAGCTCGGAGAGGAGCCCGTCGACGCCGTCGCGGTCGGTCGTGTTGTCCTCGTTGAATCCACGCTCGGACTGGGCGTCCGGCACGTGCTTCACGCAGACGACGATGTTCATCGGTGAATCGTCCTCTTCCTGGGTCAGGGGGCTTGGGTACCGGGCCGATCCTGCCACCTCGAGACCTGCTCGGACCAAAGGTGTGAGGAGTCTCCCAGCGCTCTCACGCTAACGAGCGAACAGCGGGAGCACCAAGGCGCCAAGGCGTGCCCTTCACCACACCCTTCGAGACGCTTGCTGCGCAAACTCCGGCTCCTGAGGTGCGACGAAGGAGCCTCGAAGGGCAGGGAACGGACGAATCAGGTCAGTCCGCGGCGTTCTCCAGCACGTGGAAGGAGGGCTCCTCGTAGGGGTGGGCCCGACGAAGAGCACTGACCACCAGCCCCCTTCGCGATCTGGGGAAGGTGACCTCGGCGCGGTCCTCGCGGACGTGCTCGAGCTCACCGACGGTTCCGATCGTGGGGTTGGCCGATCCCACGGGGCGGAACTGCCCCTGACCGGGGATGACGAAGGCGCACTCCCGGTACTCCCCCACCTCCCCGGCGCCGGCGGCGAAGAGCGCGGTGAGCACCGCACGGGTCGACTCCTGCGGGATGTGCACGACGAGCACGTCCAGCGGCTCGCGGGGTACCTCGCTCATGTCACCAGCCCTCCGGCAGGTCGAGCTCGGCCGCGGAGACGGCCACCGGGCGGCGCACCTTGAGCACCCGGGCGGGTACTCCCCCGAGGACGACGAAGGGGGGATGGGCCCCCCGGACGACGGCGCCGGCACCGACCACCGAGTGGTCACCGATGTCGGTGCCGCGGGTGACCACGCACTTCGTGGCGACCCACACGTCGTCGCCGATGCGGACCGGGGACTTCACCAGGCCCTGGTCCTTGATCGGCTGGTCGAGGTCGTCGGTGCGATGGTCGAAGTCGCACACGTAGACGTCGTCGGCGAAGATGCACGACGCCCCGATCTCGATGTCGAGCCAGGTGTTGACCGTGTTGCGGATGCCCAGCACCGTCTTCTCACCGATGCGCAGTGTGCCCTCGTGCGCGCGCAGGGCGGTCCCGCCGCCGATGTGGGTGTAGGCGCCGATGACGAGCCGTGCCGTGCCGGGGGTGACCTGGAACTGCACGTCCGGGCCGATGAAGCACGGCCCTTCGAAGACGAGCCCCGGGGTGGTCATCCGCGCCCGGACCATCCGCAGGTACCCGAGGACGTGGTGGTGGCTCCAGGCGCGGTTGGCCACCACCCACCGGGCCCAGTGCCACCACGTGAACCCGTGGCCCCGACTCATCGCCCGGGGGTCTTCTGGGGCTTCACACCGCTCACGCCGACGTTGTAGAAGAACCTCTGCGGCACGACGCCGTCGAGCGCCGAGTCGACCTTCATCAGCGTCGTCCACGTGCGGTAGGCGAACTTCGCCCAGCCGAAGCCGAGCGCCCCCTCGGGTACCGCGTACTCGAAGGTGCGGATCGGCCAGCCGGCGAAGGCCGAGAGGAGCTCCTCGGTGGCCGTGCCGACCGCGTCCGCCCCCGCGCGACGTGCCGTCTCGGCGAGCTCTGCGGGGTCGAAGGTGTGCAGGTCGACGACGGCCTCGAGTGCGGCGGCGCGGGAGGACTCGTCGAGCTCGGCCTGCTCGCGGGCCCACTTGTCCCTCAGGAAGGGCAGCCGGGTCACGCGGGTGGCGGTCTCCCAGGTGAGGCGACCGAGATGACGGGCGTACCAGTGGCCGATGGTCGTCGGCTCTCCGGCGATGACGAAGCGCCCGCCGGGGCGCAGCACCCGCAGCACCTCGCGCAGGGCGGCCTCGACGTCGGGGATGTGGTGGAGCACCGCGTGCCCGACGACGAGGTCGAAGCTGTCGTCGCGGAAGGGCAGCGCCTCTGCGTCGGCGACCTGCCCCTCGATGGTGAAGCCGAGGCGCTGCGCGTTGGCCTTGGCCGCGGCGACCATGCCCGGGGACAGGTCGCAGACGTGGACGTCCTCGACGAGACCCGCCTGCTTGAGGTTGAGGGAGAAGAACCCCGTCCCGGCCCCGAGCTCGAGGACTGTGCCGTACGGCAGCGACTCCCCCGGGTGCCGGGTCGACTCGAGCACGCGCATGAACCGCTCGCGCACGATCGACCTACAGCGCTCGTCGAAGGAGATCGACCACTTCTCGTCGTAGGTCTGTGCCTCCCAGTCGTGGTAGAGCACCTGGGCGAGCTTGTTGTCCTCGAAGGCGCGCGCCACGTCCCGGGCGCTGGCGGCCGGTGTGGCCACCGGGTCCGGCACCATCAGATGCCCTCGAAGGTGGCCTTGCCCGGGCCGTTCTCGACGAAGCTGCGCATGCCGCTCTTCTGGTCCTTGGTGGCGAAGAGACCGGTGAACTGCAGGGCCTCGATCTCCAGACCCGTCTGCAGGTCGACCTCGAGGCCGCGGTCGATGCTCTCCTTGGCGGCCTTGAGTGCCTGGGCGGGTCCCCCGACGAAGGGGGCGACCATCGCCTGCGCGGCACCCAGGACCTCGTCCGGCTCGACGACCTGGTCGGCCAGACCGATGGACAGCGCCTCCTGCGCGCTGACGGGGCGACCGGTGAAGACCATCTGTTTCGCCTTGGCCGGGCCGACCAGGCGCGGCAGTCGCTGGGTGCCACCGGCCCCGGGGATGATCCCCAGGGCGATCTCGGGCTGGCCGAGCTTGGCGTTGCTCGCGACGATGCGGAAGTCGCAGCACATCGCGAGCTCGAGGCCGCCACCGAGGGCGAAGCCGGTGATCGCGGCCACCGTCGGCTTGCCGATCGCGGCGATCGCGCGGGAGAACCGCTGCAGCAGTCGCACGTGGGCCGACATGTCCGTGTAGGACATCTCGGCCATCTCCTTCACGTCCGCCCCGGCGGCGAAGACCTTCTCGCCGCCCCAGAGGATGACCGCGGAGATGTCCGACCGCTGGTCGGCCTCCTCGGCGACCTCGACGAGGCGATGCTGCATCGTCGAGTCGAGGGCGTTCATCTTCGGGCGGTCGAGGACGATCGTGCCGATGCCGTCGGCGACCTCGAGGCGGACGACGTCGCTCATGCCTGCGGCTCTCCGTCCGCCTGCTGCCCCTCGGCATCCTGACCGGTCGCGCGCTGGTGCCACAGCTGCACGCCCTGCAGGACGAGCGGGACGGCCAGGCCGAGCAGGCCGCGCACGTCGGCGCCGCGCGGGAGGATGTGCTCGCTGGTCACCAGGAGGGTGTCCCCGGCGACGGCGGTCTTGACGAGGTTGAAGGCGACGTTGAGGTCGTTGCAGACCTGCAGGCGCTCCATCGGGTCGGCCGGGACCGGGTCCTCCAGGGCCCACTGGCCGAAGATGCGCAGGACGTTGGAGTCGTCGTCGGTGCAGCGCACGAACATCTGCTGCTCGGAGAAGGCGAACGCGACGTCGCCCTCCTTGTCGATGGTCGGCTCGAGCTCGATCGCCTTCAGGGCGGTGACGACCTGGTCGCGCAGCGACGGCTGGGCCTCGGTCTCGGCGCCGTCGTTGCCGGCGGGCTCGTTGTTGAAGTTCGGAAGGGCGGTGGGATCGCTCATGTCCCCAACGTACCGACTGCATAGCCTGTGAGCCATGTCGACCACCGGCGCCCGAGCGCTCGACCCCTGCCCCGCCCCCGGCGTCCGCCCCGTCACGGGCGGTGTCGAAGCAGCCGTCTTCGCGGCCGGGGCCACCCAGGTGTGGCTGTGCACCTTCGACGACGACGGAGCCGCGAAGGGGGTCGAGTCCCGTCATGCGCTCCCGGATGCCGGGCGGGGGTGGTTCGGCGGGTACGTGCCGAACATCACGCCCGGCACCCGGTACGGCTTCCGTGCGGACGGTCCGTGGGAACCGGGTGAGGGCCAGCGCTTCAACCCGGCCAAGCTCCTCCTCGACCCGTACGCGCGCTCGATCGAGGGTGACCTCGACTACGAGCCAGGTGTTTTCGCGCACGACCTCGACGATGCGTCCGTGCGCTCCGACCCGGACTCCGCCCCCTTCGTCCCGCGGTGCGTGGTCGTCGAGACCGACTTCGACTGGGGAGGGGACACTCCCCCCTTCGAGGCGCCCACGCGGAGCGTGGGACCCACTTCGTCGCACCTCAGGACATCGCCTTCGCCCGCCCGGGACGAGCGCGTCGTCTACGAGGCGCACGTGCGTGAGCTCACCATGCGCCTGCCGGGTGTGCCCGAGCACCTGCGTGGTACCTACGCCGGCCTGGCGCACCCGGTGACGATCGAGCACCTCACCGGCCTGGGCGTCACGACGCTCGAGCTGCTGCCGGTGCACGCCCACGTCGACGAGCCGCACCTGCGCGACCTCGCCCTGACCAACCACTGGGGTTACAACACGATCGGGTTCTTCGCCCCGCACGCCGCCTA from Janibacter cremeus includes these protein-coding regions:
- a CDS encoding electron transfer flavoprotein subunit beta/FixA family protein, encoding MNIVVCVKHVPDAQSERGFNEDNTTDRDGVDGLLSELDEYAVEQALQIAEAGEGEVTVLTVGPADAADAVKKSLQMGADKGVHVCDDAIAGSDAPATSLILAEAIKKAGSPDLVITGMASTDGTMGVVPAMLAERLGLPQVTYASELTVEDGTATIRRDGDTASETVQASLPALVSVTDQINEPRYPSFKGIMAAKKKPVEEWALADLGVDAGQVGLANAWTAVEQTTKRPPREQGTIVTDEGDGGTKLAEFLTTHKFV
- a CDS encoding acyltransferase: MSRGHGFTWWHWARWVVANRAWSHHHVLGYLRMVRARMTTPGLVFEGPCFIGPDVQFQVTPGTARLVIGAYTHIGGGTALRAHEGTLRIGEKTVLGIRNTVNTWLDIEIGASCIFADDVYVCDFDHRTDDLDQPIKDQGLVKSPVRIGDDVWVATKCVVTRGTDIGDHSVVGAGAVVRGAHPPFVVLGGVPARVLKVRRPVAVSAAELDLPEGW
- a CDS encoding enoyl-CoA hydratase/isomerase family protein, giving the protein MSDVVRLEVADGIGTIVLDRPKMNALDSTMQHRLVEVAEEADQRSDISAVILWGGEKVFAAGADVKEMAEMSYTDMSAHVRLLQRFSRAIAAIGKPTVAAITGFALGGGLELAMCCDFRIVASNAKLGQPEIALGIIPGAGGTQRLPRLVGPAKAKQMVFTGRPVSAQEALSIGLADQVVEPDEVLGAAQAMVAPFVGGPAQALKAAKESIDRGLEVDLQTGLEIEALQFTGLFATKDQKSGMRSFVENGPGKATFEGI
- a CDS encoding class I SAM-dependent methyltransferase; amino-acid sequence: MATPAASARDVARAFEDNKLAQVLYHDWEAQTYDEKWSISFDERCRSIVRERFMRVLESTRHPGESLPYGTVLELGAGTGFFSLNLKQAGLVEDVHVCDLSPGMVAAAKANAQRLGFTIEGQVADAEALPFRDDSFDLVVGHAVLHHIPDVEAALREVLRVLRPGGRFVIAGEPTTIGHWYARHLGRLTWETATRVTRLPFLRDKWAREQAELDESSRAAALEAVVDLHTFDPAELAETARRAGADAVGTATEELLSAFAGWPIRTFEYAVPEGALGFGWAKFAYRTWTTLMKVDSALDGVVPQRFFYNVGVSGVKPQKTPGR
- a CDS encoding electron transfer flavoprotein subunit alpha/FixB family protein, with amino-acid sequence MAEVLVLVDHANGEVKKPAAEMLTLARRLGEPSAVFIGPGAETAKDLLARYGAEKVYSVSDPAALESLVAPQAEILAQLVAEKQPAAVLIPSNSGGKEIGARLAVKTESGLITDAEDIQAGDSGPVTLQSVFAGSYTVNAKVTKGTPIICVKPNSATPEQANGAGAFEELAASISEEAKAAKITASEPRKSSGRPELAEAAIVVSGGRGTGGDFSPVETFADTLGAAVGASRAAVDAGWYPHSSQVGQTGKQVSPQLYVAAGISGAIQHRAGMQTSKTIVAVNKDEEAPIFELVDFGVVGDLFQVLPQATEAVKGK
- a CDS encoding T3SS (YopN, CesT) and YbjN peptide-binding chaperone 1, producing the protein MSDPTALPNFNNEPAGNDGAETEAQPSLRDQVVTALKAIELEPTIDKEGDVAFAFSEQQMFVRCTDDDSNVLRIFGQWALEDPVPADPMERLQVCNDLNVAFNLVKTAVAGDTLLVTSEHILPRGADVRGLLGLAVPLVLQGVQLWHQRATGQDAEGQQADGEPQA
- a CDS encoding BCCT family transporter, yielding MRSPVDGQRATPRGRDRVVTGVSAGGLALFVAAALVVPDRVSTWVAEGSSFSGRWFGLFWQVLLLVTFAMAVLLAATPWAKARLGGLAAPEFGRFKWVAMIMCTLLAGGGVFWAAAEPMYHYVSTPPYFGDGGGTDPAAAALGQSFVDWGFLVWAILGSLGAVVMLYGAERGMPLRPRTLLYPVMGERIRTSWVGSLVDIVCIISVVAGTVGPIGFLGLQVAYGLHGLFDVPNTYGVQLLVILGLSAIALLSVLSGIDKGIQLLSRFNVWMAVALMAVVLAVGSLGFVLKAWVAGMGTYAADFVGMSLYQGDQEWLGGWTIFFFGWFLGYAPLMSIFIARISRGRTARDLLVATSIIAPLATTLWFSVLGGTAIWIEQGSAGAISEPLQSDGLPAAVMAISQNLPLSTLLAVGFLVLTLTFVATTTDSMSYAVAQACTAHDSPSRWLRGLWTLLMGGGAATLISVGDGGISALQSFIVITAVPVGFVMLPSVVAAPVYLRRLAIEQAARRDGADESAPRGESDEDLRPEIAFTET